The following nucleotide sequence is from Salvia splendens isolate huo1 chromosome 2, SspV2, whole genome shotgun sequence.
tacagtggggcggacgataggccgcccgatgcctcgggcatgccatcgtccgccactgtgggtgcgcggacgacggacgataCGTCGTCCAACCctaagcttagtccgcggacaaagcgcggacgatagggcatcgtccacGCACTGTGGCCGATGCGGACGATGGAGCGGACTATGCAACGCATTTTCCTTAACCATTGGACTACAAACGCTagttgagatatttttaaaactaattATTAAAAATGCTTAGTGCCTTACTAATTATTTGTTAGCTTCGTTAAAGTAGGCCCCTAAATTGTTTTAGATTTACATGAATTTATTCGCAATAAGATTATATTTAATTAGTATGATTgggaaaatgaataaataaaattatgatttaaaagTAGAATTCGGTGAAACGAGAATTTGCTTCTTCGAGTTATTAagatgattaattttataaatgaaatgaagttttttcccaatttttgtagttatttaaatattcaaataaaataaagtgtttagggcgccccactgcaggtggaaggatAGGAGGATAAAATACTGACGTGCCGGTGCATAGGggggctttagggcgccccaacgtggatgctcttaacaaCTATACAAAACATTTAATGCCAAAGTGCATTGTGTGAAGAAAAGCACACTACTATCACACAAAACTTTGTTAACCATTTGATCAAGATTCTCTTAAGATAAAAAAATTGAGTGacataaaatgagaaaaataagattaaaaaagaaaggggaaaaaagaGAGTGAGAAGCTGCATGAGCTGCTACGTAGAAGGTTCCTCCCAACAAAGAGAGGTGATGCATACGGAATGTTTGTTCAACCACACCAAATTACACACATTAATGAATTTAAGTGCCATAAATCCGATGCAAAGTATCTGTGACACACTAACAGCTGTATATTTACACTGCTTCaccacaattttattttttctttaatataaaatactaataaattcGATCATTTCATTCCCACGAACTTTATGTGTCACGCGTGATTATTCTACCtatcacaattcacacacaccTTTTCCcttacatatatatatgctctccttaattaattaactaatcaTCACCCTAAAAAAGTAAACTTCAAATATATAAACGTTATATAtactataataatatatttgtacttgttttatggttgatgagCTTGCTAGTACACCCGGCCACACCCCACACAAATGAAACCATACTTTTGAGTCCTAAAAgatttccaaaaaaataaatagttaaatactactagtacttaATATGCATGCTTCATTAGTCTATCTATGACAGTAGTCTTAGTAGTAGACGATACATGTTATAATagtactccctatgtcccattaaagatgaccCATTTTATTTTGCACAGTTGTTTcgtaaaaatcataataaatagttaaagttgagGAAAAGTAAAGTCGCTGAGAGATTAATGTAGAATAGAGTCCCTtccatattattctctctcttatatttactttttatcaactttaactatttattataatttttacaaaacaaatgcaaaaaatgaaatgagtcatcttaactgagacagagggagtataaattgataaagtaatatGAGAGATATTAAGGAAAAAATGAAtgaagtattaatttttttcaaaaatacaaggaaattgttttttataatgaATCAAGATAGAAAAATACGATCATTGTGGACAAAAAGAGGTATATTAATGGATTCTTCGAAATATTCCCATTTCTTGGCCAAAAGTCGAAGCTCTATAACAGCTCACAACCTGGCAGCCGAAAAGGAATACTAGCTCACACatatatttaatagtagtatttattatatttaatgtatAACTCATATATATCTGTATTTAAATGCATGATTTTTGTATACTACATGAtgtttcagtttcagtttcagtttcatTACTACATACTATATGTGTGTAAATTTATGATGTCATAGTGAAatctttgattttttaataatgTAGGATAAAATATTGAGTTTACAtgacaataataaattaatatatactcctataattATACTTCTATTTTGGATTATCTATCTCATGACACACTACACATATATGGTTGATACCGTGATAGATACATGTGACTATtagatttataaaattaaaattttgaagtcaATAAAATATTGAATTATCATAAACATCTACTGTACAGAGAATGTTTTGAAAAAtgtatcaatttaattttttaattatatacatttaGAACAATAGAAAGAGGTTATATTCATAGCTCACATTCCTTTTCTCATGAAAAGCAGAGACTCCATGAAAACCAAGAATTTTCACATGCTGCCCATGAATCTGCATTTCTTGAAAAACTCCAAccttcaatcattttttttttattttctcaaacCCCATACACGACCTATCGAGCTACTACTACTTAAATTAACGAATAacattttaattgatttaatcgACCTATGATTATCACACAAGTAACACCCTAAACACTATTGAAGCATATAGACTATAATCACGACAATATTGTTCTAAATTAATACAGATTTTACTTTCTAACCACGAGGACGCGTGtcaatctaaaaatattttatcaaaatattcTAACTTTAACTTTTGTAGTATTTGAAAAAAACTGAATGATCTCTTTACTGataacaaattaatttattactataataGATCACTCTACTACTTATGATAGAATTAGATTCACATCCATCTACAAAAGCAAAGCAATCTCTTAACTGAATTCGTAAATTCAAAATGAATGAAATCACTTCAAATAGGATCTAAGATTCAAAACCAGTAACTAACCAATTTATAATCAATCACTCTACCACTAAACTACTAAAAATCAATGAGGGTAAATATGATCCAGTAGACTTCGTTTCACTCATCTACCAAAATGAAATAATCTTTTTATTACCGATTTTTTCACTTCAAATGAAgtgaaaattaataatacatgaACCAATTTATTACAAGCTACTCTACAACTGAgctattgagaaacaatgagtGATATCATATAGATATGGTAGAATTCAATTCCCATCAACCTCAAACTAAGTATCAGAGTCGTTTTATTCATGATAATATCATGGAAGTACTTGAAATGTCTACAAAAATTATAGATAAAATTATGGATTAAAAAATTGATATGGTGGGACCTACAAGCACACTAGGAAGTGTGAACCATGGGTTGGCAGTTATGGGCTTAGTGGGCCGAAACAGCCTTCAGTCACAATCTTAATGTGGGGATCCAATAAGGGGTGTGGCTCCTGTCTTTCTCCCGGCTATTTTTCAAGCTTCCACTCCACGTGCTCTCTTCCTACTCAGCTTTTGCTATTGCCACATCATCACAATTCATATACATATACCatcttaaattaattttattgggtGTGAATGGGTCCACAGAATCAGATGACCAAGAAGAAATCCATATTTTGTTGATACTGTAAATGTGAAATTATACATCcttcttatatatatatttttatatataagtaGAGAATATCTCTGTGCATCTTTACATGTTAGTGCATATAATTTAACATGTCATATCTATATAATGTACATTTCAAATCATTCACCCCAATCGATGTAACAACCGGATTGATCATTGCATTATTTATCTATTGTGATTTTTGCAATGTTATCATCACTTATAATGGATCCGGGTATGTAACAACCGAAAAAATCTATTAAATTCAGTTATCGCAGACTCTACGGTGCGGAAATTCTAGCTACCCCAATCCATTGGGTTAGGGTTCACACTGGTGACCTTGTTCATTATATCCAATCCTACGAGTTTCGTTTTCTGAATTAGTGATTATATATGAGATTCATGTTTGATGCATATCTTAATATAGGTATTTTCACATCAGCTGACCAAATCCCTCAAATGCATTCCCTTTTGATAATGTGTTGGTATTTATTTAACGCGCTACTCATTATAATACATTTGATGGAAGCTTAAACCTAAAATCCAATTATTACTGAACAGGGTTCCCCCTTTTTAATAACTTAGTGATTTCTACATGTTTACACCTAAGTgtaactttaatttatttattaaactaaaATCATCAATGTCAATTTTAGTCGTTATGTTTATTTTTTCAACAAAGTAATATAAAATTAACTGTCACTAATCATTTAATCTAGCTATCAGACTATTTTAAATAcactaatatttttataaaattcttAATTTCACGAAACGGAGACTTACTAGCTATCTTGACCAACAACTTCATCATATGGACTATGATTGACATACATTATTCACATATACATGTTGTTGTTTATATTCAAACTATTTATTCCACTTATTATTTAAAAGCAAAAACATAGAAAATGAAGAGTGCCGCCTAAGTATGAGAATAATCTTTCACATATCTCAACGtccttaataaaataaaacaaaagaaccCGAAAGCTACAAAGTAACCTAGAAAATACAAGCTTATAACCCCACCAAAACTATTACTAaaagaaatatataaaataattgcaGAACCCCATTAAAATAATAGATAGAAGACTTGGGATTAATATTTCGAAAATGACCCAATTCCAAAGTCATTTACTTCTCGTCACATGCATCTCTCCTCTATTTAAGCCCCTCCGACCCCCTTCTCTCACTCATCAaatccaaactcaactcaacctTCTCTCTCTATTCTCTCAACTCTCCAACCTCtcaaactacaaaaaaaaaaaaaaaaagaagaacaAAATCTCATCCAATTCCACAAGATTGAAAGATGTTTAACATGACGGATATGAACATGTTTTCGCGGCGGTGCGTGTGGGTAAACGGCCCCGTGATAGTCGGGGCAGGGCCCTCTGGACTGGCCGTGGCGGCCGGCCTCAGAGAGCAAGGCGTCCCTTACGTGATCCTCGAAAGGGCCGCCTGCATTGCCTCCCTATGGCAAAACCGTACCTACGATAGGCTTAAACTCCACCTCCCAAAGCAATATTGCCAACTCCCCGACTACCCATTTCCTGACCACTACCCGGAGTATCCATCCAAGAAGCAATTTGTCGACTACCTCGAATCCTACACCGCCCACCACGACATCCGCCCGCACTTCAACGAGAGCGTCGACTCCGCCAAGTACGACGAGGCCTGCCGCCTGTGGCGCGTCCGCACCACAGGCGCAGACGGCGAGGTCGAGTACATCTGCCAGTGGCTTGTGGTGGCCACTGGCGAGAACGCCGACCCTGTCGTCCCAGACGTGGAGGGGCTCGCCTCTTTTGGAGGCGAGGTCGTCCACGCCTGCGACTACAAGTCCGGCGACAAATTTAAAGGGAAAAAAGTCCTCGTCGTCGGATGCGGGAACTCTGGTATGGAGGTCTCCCTCGACCTCTGCAACCACGGGGCCCGGCCCGCGATGGTCGTCCGCAACGCGGTCCACGTGCTCCCAAGGGAGATGTTCGGGAAATCGACGTTCGAGCTGgctatgatgatgatgaaatgGCTGCCTCTTTGGCTTGTCGACAAGGTGCTCCTCTTTTTCACCTGGATGATCCTCGGGAGCACCGAGAGCCTCGGGCTCAAGCAGCCCGATATTGGGCCGCTTGCCCTTAAAAACTATGGGCGCACGCCCGTGCTTGACATTGGCGCGCTAGAGAAGATTAGATCCAAGGAAATCCAATTGGTTCCTGGGATCCAGCGCTTCTCTTGCGCCAGTGTCGAGCTGACCAATGGGGAAAAGCTCGACATCGACGCGGTAGTGTTGGCCACGGGGTACCGCAGCAACGTGCCCTACTGGCTGCACGAGACGGAATTCTTCGGGAAAAACGGATTCCCGAAGACGCCCTTCCCGCACGGCTGGAAGGGGAAATCTGGCCTTTACGCGGCCGGGTTCACCAGGAGAGGGCTCTCCGGGTTGTCAGCTGATGCTATCAAGATCTCGCAAGATATTGCCGGAGTTTGGAAGGATGATTTGAAGCAGAAGAAGCAGAAAGTTCCGACACACCGTCGTTGCATTTCCACCTTCTAAATTCGATCATCGGTCATAATTAGGCAAAAGTGTATATTGATTAGCAGAAGATAGCATTAATTAGAGATTAGCCCTCTCCAAATATGAcccaaattttgaaatattggGTGTATTTTTGTATACTATTTCCCACCAAGGATGACGAGGCTTATTCCTCTATGTCGAAAATATGAAGTAAAAAAGAAcaattttaatactccctccgtccccgaataagagtcgctaatttccattttaggCCGTCTCctattaagagtcactcttcatttttaccataaatggtagtaggccccacattccactaactcatttcactcacattttattataaaaccaatataaaaatataggtctcacattccactaacattttcaaccaacttttctctacatttcttaaaactcgtgcccggtcaaagagcgactcctattaggggacggagggagtacatgtcAAATGTAATGTGTTATAGATGATAGATCACTATCTTTGTACAATTTTGAACACATCAATTTCAATCGAAAAGGAAGCCCATTTTCTACAACTCGTGTTTGTTTCTCATGTGTTACATCCCAGACTTGTTATAACAAGAAGCCATCCAACAGGTGGGATGGATGTTTTTCTATAGTCTAGTTCTTGTCACGCTTGTTAATCGAATGGAATCGTGATGATGTATCCAATTCAATTCATTACTAATATTCCATTAACTAATGAAGCTCTTTTTTTCAACATGTTATATCAACATCAAGAACAAAGTGTAATGCCAAAAGTAGCGAGATGGATTCACAGACGTCATGCCACGAGTTACAATGGGGATGAATATTCTAGGTGGGGTCGGTTCATGAGTATGGCCTTCAAACTCTATAATCAATCTTCGACCCTTAGACTCCCTCTCCCTTTTGCTGTGATTTTCATAGTCTTGCAATGCATGATGCAAACACATATCTCACAAAAACCGACAATTTCATGATTTTGCttaatacaacaaaaaaatgtttCATCGGCCCAAACGGTGGCAAACGACGTCACTGACGACCTTCTTTTTCCTGCAAGTTCCAACCCCACGAGATCTGCTGTTTCACTAAGTTTGCACAACATTGAATAAAGAATGCGCATAGTAATTATTGTAATGAAGTTATGATGATTAAAGATTATACCATAGATAATTATAATTACGTTGTTTATTTCCAATAAAAAATGGTCCAGCATTTTATCACCAAACATGCATATTAGTCGCAATGGGGGTGATGTGCAATTATAGCtattactactagtactatttttctTTCATATCGTTTTCATTTAAATCAAATATCATCATCCACGTAACTTGTGTCGATGTTGATTTCTTCATTAAGACTTCTAaaatattaatcaaattatacACATTTTGGATCTGTGTATCAACAGGGATAAATCATAAATATCAGAAACATGATGGATTTACAGTTAACACACCTCTGTATAGCATAATGACAATCAATAAGTAGAATTTACAATGAATGTTTCCTGTAAAGCACAATTAATATGTGAAATAAATACAGTTCAAAAGCTGTGGAAAGAGCAGTATATTTGGAATACCTAGATCGAACTAGCTGGATTCTCACTACATTTAAGAATGCCATATTCCAAAGTCATACTCATATTTCCATATTTGGATTCGGCTCTGTTTTTTTGATATGGCTATGGTTTGAGACATATGTTATATTCCAAGAATTTAAGACTGCTCAGTTAACGTTTGTTTAAGAATACGACTTCCTTTTATTCAACCATATCCTTTGTTTTGAGTCTTTCTCTTTTTAAATACGTACATCTATCTAAAAAAATAATGTTAGTAGTCAATAACACGAGCTTTAATGCAAATTTGATAAAGTACGTAGAAGATTGAGAGAAATGTAGTTAATGTATTGTTAGACAAAAAACGAGACCCACCTCAGTTGATAGAGAAATTTTCTAGGAGATATGCAGTAATTAATAAACAATGGCACAAATAAGTATACATCACAAGAAATATAAATAGGGGTCGCCCTGAACTCCAACCTGACACCGTCAATGTGTTAAGCTAACGGGAAACCAACCACACCACACCACCATTTGTCTTTAACGATCTAGGAGATTATCACATACACGAGTTACTCGAGACCTTCAATGGTCGTTTCTATTAGATGGCTTGCTCAAAATGAACCTCGTATACATTAGTTAATGCTagtccctccgtccacgaaaaataatcatattttgctattttgggatatccacaaaaaatagttcaatttttataaatagaaagtctctctcttatactttacttactttttctCCGGCCTCTCTCCcatactttacctactttttcttcCCGCTCTCTTACTATACCAATTTCTGATTAAAACTCATATCGCTCATAATTGGactatttttttggacggagggagtatatcaagtacttaGATGGTATGCACATGTTGTTCGTTTTGTTTTGATGGTGTACTCAGTTTCTTAATTTTCAGTAAAGGCAAATCGAAGTCGTGGCCTCTCTTATGCCAAAATTTATCTCGAACAAAACATATTATATAAATTCAAAACatattatatggagtattatataaaGTTTTAGCTCTTAGATATTTGTTGTTTATGGAACATCAAAACTTGGATATGAATGCGACCGAATGCAAACAAAATAAATCCACTGATCTCAACTTAGTGCACCCACAGATCCCATATAATTTATTCCACAAGCCCTTAGGAAAACAAGTCACATGTTTCTCCATACCATGACCCAAAATCTTCTGATTTGATGGCCCattgtataaaattaaaaataacctatctattatataaaaattcatttcAATTCCCACACTCGTAACTTATGAGTCTGGCTATATTACTGCATATATCATCGAATCATACCAAAATGTTGGATTTTCCTAAAATTGACCGGTAAGACGTTGCCATCCCCAAGTGTGACAACTCGCCCATTAGTTTTCTTGAACAAATAAGAACATTAAAACCACGTCATTCCATTTCAAAACATAGCGAAAACAATATCACAAAGCATTATTTAGTGTGTCCGTCtatataaattttgttttctagATCCGCTATGGCAGGAAGAAGTATGCTTCTTGACTATACTAGAATAAACTAGACTACCCtattgtatagtgtgtgtttctTATTCTTGTGAATTATTCCTCAATCACTACAGTAATGTCTGCTTCTTCATTCATACATCCCTAGCAATCACCACATGGACTTCAATTTCACTTACTATTGTTCTCATGTAACTTGTATACACTCACACATACATTGTCCCTTCCATGTCTTGCATGTTCCTCAATTTAATTTGTCATCTTTTGCAACTTGCAACTTATCACTAGCCATTCCCAACAATAAATGATACTTTCATCTACTTTTTTAGTCCTTATGTTACACTCCTTCAATCAACCAAAAAGAAACATCAATGCATCTtagagttttaataaaaaaaatgatcgCAATACTGCTAGTACAGTAAAATATAGAGTACTTATAAGTGAAGAATGAAGCTAAATGaaaatttcttatttttggcaaatggataaaaataacaaaagtgTTTGTTTTTATGGCGAATGGAGTATAATAAAAGTGTACTATATATGTTAAGATAACTAATTAtgttctttttctcttttcacAACCGTCCAATAGTGATTCAGGTGGAGTCGTGGGCTTGACTGATCCCATCCCCGGCCCATGAAGGCCAAAAGCCTCCACTAAATTTGACATTGAGAGTTGTCATTGACTCCATAATGCAACAATTTCATCCCAAGCCTACAGTGTCAGAGTTCACTTCCATTCTTCATACCACCAATTATAGAGGCAATTACCGCACCACCCTTCCTTATAAATTATGTCCGATCCTACGAGTTTTGACCCAGCATTGCGTACGTCAACCCTTGTACAAAGAGCCTTCATGTCCTTGACAAGAGTGTCCCAACTCTAGTAAGACACAACATTAAGCTCACAAGATTTAGGTTTCCTTGAGAGAAAGCAAGAAGTAGACAGAGTCGAGCCAATGAGCTGGAGATGCCGTTGCTTCATCATAATGTCCTTTTCATAGATGGATTGAGCTCAACTTCTAACCCAATCATATAACACTATATCATTGCATTATTGGGGAATTCTCCAAGAATATAAGGGAGTTTTGATGAGATCAAGGTATCATATTTggatgcatgaattgacttgaGAGAGATGAAACTGACTATTCATTATGATCTCAACCCCAGATGGGAAGCACCATCAATAGCAATTTTCAATATATTTCTGACAAGGTAAATTATCTGTCTATATTCTGtctgaatattttttattagcaCAACTACTGCATATTAATGTTGTCTCACTTGGAATAACTTTAGATGTTGCAAAATGGGCTAAAAGTTTCACTGAGAACTAATGTATTTCATCCAGTATGAGAATATTTAAGGTTTGTAAAATTATTATGCAATTATATAGACAAAGggtatttttttacaaaaattctACAATTTGTTTCATGACTACTAGTGGTTTCATAGCTCCAAGCAAACAAAATTCAGTATCTTAAGTAATCTGTAAGAATCTTACATTACTTTGCATTTTGGTTGACAATAAAATTGGTGGATAAATGGAAATATTAATGAAATTAAGCTGGACTATGAGTACCTCAGCCCAATAACTTTTTATCAGTCGTGGACTCCTCAACGTTAGAGGGCTTATCTATGTGGAAATTTTGGGTATAAgaattatactccatatttatccCAGCTAATTGAATTGTTTTTTGGGGCAATAAATTTAGAATATGGTGTTTAATGAACGTTAAATTTCGcaagaaaagagaaaatatatcACTTATTTTAAGTTATTTCGATAAAAAGTACTATTTCCTctccaaaacaaaaataatttcgATAAAAAGTACTATTTCCTCTCCAAAACAAAAATAGTACAATTTGTGGATGATATTGATTGATATtgattttaataagaaattggtaaagtaagagagatattagaaaaaataaataatctaaGAGAGGTATggagaaaaaatataaagtacgggagagatgagaaaaaatagataaaatataagagaaaaatgaaaaaatagataatgtaaaggaaaaatagaaaaatggtactacctccgtcccatattAAGTGTCCACATTTGactcggcacggattttaaaaaatgtaaaggaaagtgagttgaaaaaattagtagagTTAGAGGTCCCACTTTATACatttgttttataatgaaatgtgtgtgaaataagttagtggaatgtgggtctacttaccatttatgtagtaaaagtgaaagtgaaCTTTTATTGTTGGAaagactaaaatgacaaaaatgaacTTTTATTGTACAAGAGTACTAgtaattactcccttcgtcccgctttagcagccTCAGTCACTTTTAagcactcattttataaaaatgataataaatagttaaagtggagaaattaTAAAGTAAGAGGCTTATGtacgttattctctctcttactttacaatttttctactttaactatttattatcattttttacaaaacgagtgttCAAAAGTGACTGAGATTGCTAAAGGGGACGAAGGGGGtattagaataaaataattttcaaaaaattgaaaaaaattaaagaagcaaATTTGTAGTGGGATAGAGTAATACCAAATCGAACTTTAGCAAACGCTTTACTGCAGCAAAACCTTGGCGATGGCATCAATGGCGGCGACGTGTCGTTTTAGTGTTAAAGGCTTCGAGTCCAGGTCACTCTGCTCTCGTTCACACTCTCTCCCCCAATTTCACTCTCTTCCTACTAATCGTCGGAGCAGTGCCGCCGCCTCTTCCCGCAAGCCCGAAAATGTCGGGCTCCTCCGCATTCGGGCCATGAGCTCCGATTCATCCGGTTCCTGGCCCCAATTGGAAGTCGCTGTGAAGAACACCATTGCTCAGAACCCTGTCGTGGTTTACTCCAAAACTTGGTGCTCGTAAGTGCATCACTGAATTTGCTTTTCTGTTTTCTACTATTTAATTGCTTCGCTGCTTTCTTTCTGTGTCATTTCGGATTTAaactttgttgtttttttaaaaaaaaattattttgggGATTTTCCCGATGTTAGGTACTCTTCGGAGGTGAAATCATTGTTCAAGAGACTTGGCACGGAGCCGTTTGTTATTGAATTGGACCGATTAGGTATGTTTTGAGCTAAAATTGATGTGAATTTCTGTGTTTTCGTGTCTTATGGGTGGGGCTTTTATACTCGTCTGCAAATTGGTGCTGATTTATTAGACATCCCGAAACCTAATGTGATGATCGTGAATTAGAATTTGGTATTTGttccttttaattttgttcGAATGTAGGCATACTTTCAGTAGGATGAATCTGGAGAACCTCTGGAACTATTATGGAGCGTTTACTTTGAGTGGCATTATAGATTGATACTAAAACATACTCCATGATTAAGCATTTGAAGAATAAGATGGTCAAACAAGTTCAAAACTAATCTCCCTATTAATGATAGATTGCCTTTGATTATTTTATCGATCCATCTTGTCTTTCAAAGTAAACTCCATAGTGCTACGAACATTTGTTTTGTATTCATACACTATTCTCACTATACCGTTACAAAAATACTTCCTTAGGTGGAGTAATTTTTTCTCGCTAATGCTTTAAGTAGATGTTTGCCTGAAAGAAAGACGAGCGGTTACATCCATATTATGTTAAGCACTCAAGAACTGAAGCCGTAGCTCCAACTAAAAAGGTGAAGGATTAGCTCACACTTGGGCACCCACTCATAATTAATTGCTTATGGTTATGATCTGGGACTGTAACATACATCCCTATAAAGAAGGTGTAGGATTGGCTCACACTTAAGTACTCACCCGTAATTGCTATGGGTTCGATGCGGGATCGTAATATCCGTCCCCATAAAGACCTGAAGTCAACAGACGTCTCATACTGTTGGGTGCCTCCGATAGACCTAGGCAGGTCACCTTGCAGCCTTCTTCTATTATAGAAGTTCTATACATGCCGAGATCAAGCTGGTCAGGTTAGGCACTTAAGAACGTTAGCCTAGGTCGCCTCCAAGCCCCTGGTGTTGTGCAGTCCTCACCCCATGTAAACCTCTTCCATACACATAGAGATCCATCAGGCCGGGGCAAATTTTAGGCACTCAAGAATGGAAGCCATAACCTACTTAAAAACTAGCTCAAGGCTGATGGATTGACTCCCACTTAAGTATCCGCTTATAATTGCTTATGGGTTTGAGCACAAAAGGCAGAGGACTGACTCCCACTTAAGTACCCACCTATAATTGCTTATGGTTTGAGCTCATTGTTAATGGATTAGGCAAAGAATTTGACCTTGCATAAAATGTTTGAAGAATGAATATTAAAATTGATTCTTTATATAAATAAACCTTGCAACAAACATACCTAGAGGCTGAACTGAAACCATCCGCTTAAGCACTGAAGTCGAGTTTGCTTATTTCTTCAATTCAAAGGGTCCTCTTTAAAGGATCAGTGATCAACTCCTGCTGTAGACATATTCAAAGTTTTGGATTGAACACGATAAATTTCTTTAAAATATCA
It contains:
- the LOC121792677 gene encoding probable indole-3-pyruvate monooxygenase YUCCA9, whose product is MFNMTDMNMFSRRCVWVNGPVIVGAGPSGLAVAAGLREQGVPYVILERAACIASLWQNRTYDRLKLHLPKQYCQLPDYPFPDHYPEYPSKKQFVDYLESYTAHHDIRPHFNESVDSAKYDEACRLWRVRTTGADGEVEYICQWLVVATGENADPVVPDVEGLASFGGEVVHACDYKSGDKFKGKKVLVVGCGNSGMEVSLDLCNHGARPAMVVRNAVHVLPREMFGKSTFELAMMMMKWLPLWLVDKVLLFFTWMILGSTESLGLKQPDIGPLALKNYGRTPVLDIGALEKIRSKEIQLVPGIQRFSCASVELTNGEKLDIDAVVLATGYRSNVPYWLHETEFFGKNGFPKTPFPHGWKGKSGLYAAGFTRRGLSGLSADAIKISQDIAGVWKDDLKQKKQKVPTHRRCISTF
- the LOC121792694 gene encoding monothiol glutaredoxin-S12, chloroplastic-like, with translation MASMAATCRFSVKGFESRSLCSRSHSLPQFHSLPTNRRSSAAASSRKPENVGLLRIRAMSSDSSGSWPQLEVAVKNTIAQNPVVVYSKTWCSYSSEVKSLFKRLGTEPFVIELDRLGAEGSQLQKILEKLTGQHTVPNVFIGGKHIGGCSDTIKLYQEGELETLLFEAGAKK